A single region of the Manihot esculenta cultivar AM560-2 chromosome 12, M.esculenta_v8, whole genome shotgun sequence genome encodes:
- the LOC110627326 gene encoding CSC1-like protein At3g21620 isoform X1, protein MATLGDIGVAATINILTAFAFFLAFAILRIQPVNDRVYFPKWYIKGLRSSPLGTGAFVGKLVNLDFRSYVRFLNWMPAALQMPEPELIDHAGLDSAVYLRIYLIGLKIFVPIAFLAFTILVPVNWTNSTLKHSNLTYSDLDKLSISNIPMGSTRFWTHLVMAYAFTFWTCYVLNKEYEIVASMRLHFLASEHRRPDQFTVLVRNVPPDPDESISELVEHFFLVNHPDHFLTHQVVYNANKLSELVNKKKKMRNWLDFYQLKYSRNQSKKPSLKTGFLGLWGTRVDAIDYYTSEIEKLSKEISLERDKVMNNPKAIMPAAFVSFRTRWGAAVCAQTQQSRNPTVWLTEWAPEPRDIYWDNLALPFVSLAVRRLIVAAAFFFLTFFFMIPIAFVQSLANIEGIEKALPFLKSLIEMKVVKSFIQGFLPGIALKIFLIFLPSILMLMSKFEGFISISGLERRSATRYYIFQFINVFLGSIITGTAFQQLNSFIHQSANDIPKTIGVSIPMKATFFITYIMVDGWAGVAGEILRLKPLIIYHLKNFFLVKTEKDREEAMDPGTIGFNTGEPQIQLYFLLGLVYAVVSPILLPFIIVFFGLAYVVYRHQIINVYNQEYESAAAFWPDVHGRIIVALVVSQLLLMGLLSTKHAAQSTPLLVTLPVLTIWFHRFCKGRYEPAFVKYPLQEAMMKDTLERAREPNLNLKSFLQNAYIHPVFKDGDDSDNDETTEAGEKEPVLVPTKRQSRRNTPLASKRSGSFSSLLPEDQELS, encoded by the exons ATGGCTACACTAGGTGATATAGGAGTAGCAGCAACTATCAATATTCTCACTGCATTTGCTTTCTTCTTGGCATTTGCCATACTTCGGATTCAACCAGTCAATGATAGAGTCTACTTCCCCAAGTGGTATATAAAGGGATTAAGGAGCAGTCCTTTGGGCACAGGAGCATTTGTTGGCAAACTAGTAAATTTGGATTTTAGATCATATGTAAGGTTTCTGAATTGGATGCCTGCAGCATTGCAAATGCCAGAACCTGAGCTAATTGACCATGCAGGATTGGACTCTGCTGTCTACTTGAGGATTTACTTGATAGG GCTTAAAATTTTTGTTCCTATTGCATTCCTGGCATTTACCATCCTAGTGCCAGTTAATTGGACCAATAGCACCCTAAAGCATTCTAATTTGACTTACAGTGATTTGGATAAGCTCTCTATATCAAATATCCCCATGGGATCAACCAG ATTTTGGACCCATTTGGTAATGGCTTATGCCTTTACATTCTGGACATGCTATGTGTTAAACAAGGAGTATGAGATAGTAGCTTCAATGAGGTTGCATTTTCTTGCATCAGAGCATCGACGCCCTGATCAGTTTACA GTACTGGTTAGAAATGTGCCGCCAGATCCTGATGAGTCAATCAGTGAGCTTGTAGAACATTTTTTTCTTGTCAACCATCCAGATCACTTTCTCACTCATCAG GTTGTTTACAATGCTAACAAACTCTCTGAGTTAGtcaataagaagaagaagatgcgAAACTGGCTCGACTTCTATCAACTCAAATATTCAAGAAATCAATCCAAAAAGCCCTCATTGAAG ACCGGTTTTCTTGGCTTGTGGGGGACAAGAGTGGATGCAATTGATTACTATACATCTGAGATTGAGAAACTATCAAAAGAA ATTTCCTTGGAGAGAGATAAGGTGATGAATAATCCAAAGGCTATAATGCCAGCAGCATTTGTATCCTTTCGAACTCGATGGGGGGCTGCTGTTTGTGCACAAACTCAACAATCCAGAAATCCAACTGTATGGTTAACTGAATGGGCTCCTGAACCCCGAGATATTTACTGGGATAACCTAGCACTTCCATTTGTCTCACTTGCAGTGAGAAGGCTTATTGTCGCAGCCGCATTTTTTTTCCTTACCTTTTTTTTCATGATTCCCATTGCATTTGTACAGTCTCTTGCAAACATTGAGGGAATTGAGAAAGCATTGCCTTTCCTAAAATCCTTAATTGAAAT GAAAGTTGTGAAGTCCTTCATTCAAGGTTTCCTTCCAGGAATTGCTTTGAAGATATTTCTTATATTTCTACCTTCAATATTAATGTTAATGTCTAAGTTTGAGGGATTCATCAGCATATCAGGGCTCGAAAGAAGATCTGCAACGAGATACTATATTTTCCAATTTATTAATGTGTTTCTTGGGAGCATAATCACTGGAACTGCATTTCAACAGCTAAATAGTTTTATCCACCAGTCTGCAAATGA CATACCAAAGACGATTGGTGTCTCAATTCCTATGAAAGCGACGTTCTTCATAACTTATATTATGGTTGATGGGTGGGCTGGTGTTGCTGGGGAGATACTAAGATTGAAACCCTTAATAATCTATCATTTGAAAAACTTTTTCTTGGTGAAGACCGAAAAAGATAGAGAAGAGGCCATGGATCCAGGAACCATCGGTTTCAACACAGGCGAACCACAAATACAACTTTATTTCTTACTTGGCCTTGTTTATGCAGTGGTTTCTCCCATCTTACTTCCATTCATCATAGTATTCTTCGGGTTGGCATATGTTGTGTATCGTCATCag ATTATAAATGTTTACAATCAGGAGTACGAAAGCGCTGCAGCATTCTGGCCTGATGTTCATGGACGTATTATAGTTGCATTAGTCGTTTCACAACTGCTACTCATGGGACTGTTAAGCACGAAACATGCTGCTCAGTCAACTCCATTGCTTGTTACACTTCCAGTATTAACAATATGGTTCCATAGGTTCTGCAAAGGACGTTACGAACCTGCTTTCGTTAAATATCCTCTACAG GAAGCCATGATGAAGGACACGTTAGAACGCGCAAGGGAACCCAACCTGAACTTGAAAAGCTTCCTCCAGAATGCATATATCCATCCAGTCTTCAAAGATGGAGATGATAGCGATAATGATGAAACTACAGAAGCTGGGGAAAAAGAACCTGTGTTGGTCCCGACGAAGCGCCAGTCTCGAAGGAATACACCATTGGCTAGTAAACGCAGTGGTTCGTTTTCATCCCTACTGCCTGAAGATCAGGaactttcataa
- the LOC122725257 gene encoding zinc finger BED domain-containing protein RICESLEEPER 2-like, with protein sequence MASQNDQMLQNSISGSNQTNTDASTETTTSSKAKRKPVKPRSEVWDHFTKFVSDEGELKGKCNYCKKDFCCDPKRNGTTALRNHLNSCKKHPHFIETRQAQLSLQKNASDNDVNDLGTLTTWKYDDNAIRKALVHMIIIDELPFRFVEGEGFRSFMTAICPRFRIPSRWTISRDCYDLFIEERSKLKSFFKNNCQRVSLTTDTWTSLQRINYMCITAHFIDNDWKLHKRIINFCPISSHKGEAVGRAIETCLLEWGLDKVFTVTVDNASSNDVAISYLKKKLANWGVSVANSTYLHMRCMAHIINLVVQDGLKDVNDSVMKVRDAVRYIRSSPARLKRFKECVLHEKIESKSSLCLDVPTRWNSTYLMLNTAQKYERAFERYESQDPMFKIDMGENGIPDYYDWTQVRKMADMLAHFYELTLRISGSRYVTSNLFFSEVSDLAFILNQWINSNDLDMKSMGERMKVKFDKYWGDVDKMNKIIYFAVVLDPRDKFEFMEYSFSQMYGKEKGVELFNKVKSCLFDLFNEYKKMYQPDVEQFNDNSSQQLSGSCSTTGSINPKPKFFLKHHYKKQKLEESGGFDSKTELEVYLSEAIQEEKDDFDIMKWWKINSERFPILGKMARDILAIPVSTVASESAFSTGGRVLDSFRSSLTPKIVEGLICVQNWIRPLNIQVNVEEDLEELEKLEEDFSLLNMFQVSTQHFVGSDSDMLLKGVVDLIFC encoded by the exons ATGGCGTCACAGAATGATCAAATGCTCCAAAATAGTATTAGTGGTTCGAATCAAACTAATACTGACGCTTCAACAGAAACAACCACATCATCAAAAGCAAAGAGAAAACCAGTAAAGCCAAGGTCTGAAGTTTGGGATCACTTCACAAAATTCGTTAGTGATGAAGGTGAATTAAAAGGTAAGTGTAATTACTGTAAAAAGGATTTTTGTTGTGATCCAAAAAGAAATGGAACAACTGCACTTAGGAATCACCTTAATTCATGCAAAAAGCATCCTCATTTCATTGAGACTAGACAAGCACAATTATCATTGCAAAAAAATGCAAGTGATAATGATGTGAATGATTTAGGCACTCTTACTACTTGGAAGTATGATGATAATGCAATTAGGAAGGCCCTTGTCCATATGATAATCATTGATGAATTGCCTTTTAGATTTGTAGAAGGAGAAGGTTTTAGAAGCTTCATGACAGCAATTTGTCCTAGATTTAGGATTCCCTCTCGTTGGACAATTTCACGTGATTGTTATGATTTGTTTATTGAGGAGAGATCAAAATTGAAATCTTTTTTTAAGAACAATTGTCAAAGAGTGAGTCTTACTACAGATACATGGACATCATTGCAACGCATTAATTACATGTGCATAACTGCTCACTTTATTGACAATGATTGGAAGTTGCATAAGAGAATCATTAATTTTTGTCCCATTTCAAGTCATAAAGGTGAAGCAGTAGGTAGAGCAATTGAGACTTGCTTGCTAGAGTGGGGGTTGGATAAAGTGTTTACTGTTACAGTTGACAATGCTAGTTCTAATGATGTGGCCATATCTTATTTGAAAAAGAAGCTTGCTAATTGGGGTGTTAGTGTTGCTAACTCTACTTACTTGCATATGAGATGTATGGCACATATCATCAATTTAGTTGTCCAGGATGGCTTAAAAGATGTGAATGATTCAGTGATGAAAGTACGAGATGCAGTAAGATATATCAGGAGTTCTCCAGCTAGATTGAAGAGATTTAAGGAGTGTGTGCTTCatgaaaaaattgaaagcaaatctTCATTATGTTTAGATGTCCCAACTAGATGGAATTCAACTTACCTGATGTTAAATACAGCTCAAAAATATGAAAGGGCATTTGAGAGGTACGAGTCACAAGATCCTATGTTTAAAATTGATATGGGAGAGAATGGCATACCTGACTATTATGATTGGACACAAGTTAGGAAGATGGCAGATATGTTGGCTCATTTTTATGAGCTCACTTTGCGTATCTCGGGCTCAAGGTATGTCACATCAAACCTATTTTTCAGTGAGGTTAGTGACTTAGCCTTTATTTTAAATCAATGGATTAATAGCAATGATCTTGATATGAAATCCATGGGGGAAAGAATGAAGGTTAAATTTGACAAGTATTGGGGAGATGtggataaaatgaataaaattatctattttgCAGTTGTTCTTGACCCTCGTGACAAATTTGAGTTTATGGAGTATTCTTTCTCCCAAATGTATGGTAAAGAGAAAGGTGTAGAGCTATTCAATAAGGTCAAGAGTTGTttatttgatttgttcaatGAATACAAGAAAATGTATCAACCTGATGTTGAGCAATTCAATGATAATAGTTCACAACAATTAAGTGGGAGTTGCTCTACTACCGGTTCAATAAACCCTAAGCCTAAATTCTTTTTGAAGCATCACTACAAGAAGCAGAAGTTGGAGGAATCTGGTGGGTTTGATTCAAAAACAGAGTTAGAGGTGTATCTAAGTGAGGCAATTCAAGAGGAAAAGGATGATTTTGATATCATGAAATGGTGGAAAATAAATTCTGAAAGGTTTCCTATTCTAGGAAAAATGGCTAGAGATATATTAGCAATTCCAGTTTCCACAGTTGCCTCAGAGAGTGCATTCAGTACTGGTGGAAGAGTGCTAGATTCCTTTAGGAGTTCCCTAACTCCTAAAATTGTTGAGGGCCTGATATGTGTGCAAAATTGGATTCGTCCATTAAATATTCAAGTAAATGTTGAGGAAGATCTAGAGGAACTTGAAAAGCTTGAAGAAG ATTTCAGTCTTTTAAATATGTTTCAAGTTTCAACTCAACATTTTGTGGGATCAGATTCAGATATGCTGTTGAAGGGTGTTGTGGatttaatattttgttaa
- the LOC110627326 gene encoding CSC1-like protein At3g21620 isoform X2, with the protein MATLGDIGVAATINILTAFAFFLAFAILRIQPVNDRVYFPKWYIKGLRSSPLGTGAFVGKLVNLDFRSYVRFLNWMPAALQMPEPELIDHAGLDSAVYLRIYLIGFWTHLVMAYAFTFWTCYVLNKEYEIVASMRLHFLASEHRRPDQFTVLVRNVPPDPDESISELVEHFFLVNHPDHFLTHQVVYNANKLSELVNKKKKMRNWLDFYQLKYSRNQSKKPSLKTGFLGLWGTRVDAIDYYTSEIEKLSKEISLERDKVMNNPKAIMPAAFVSFRTRWGAAVCAQTQQSRNPTVWLTEWAPEPRDIYWDNLALPFVSLAVRRLIVAAAFFFLTFFFMIPIAFVQSLANIEGIEKALPFLKSLIEMKVVKSFIQGFLPGIALKIFLIFLPSILMLMSKFEGFISISGLERRSATRYYIFQFINVFLGSIITGTAFQQLNSFIHQSANDIPKTIGVSIPMKATFFITYIMVDGWAGVAGEILRLKPLIIYHLKNFFLVKTEKDREEAMDPGTIGFNTGEPQIQLYFLLGLVYAVVSPILLPFIIVFFGLAYVVYRHQIINVYNQEYESAAAFWPDVHGRIIVALVVSQLLLMGLLSTKHAAQSTPLLVTLPVLTIWFHRFCKGRYEPAFVKYPLQEAMMKDTLERAREPNLNLKSFLQNAYIHPVFKDGDDSDNDETTEAGEKEPVLVPTKRQSRRNTPLASKRSGSFSSLLPEDQELS; encoded by the exons ATGGCTACACTAGGTGATATAGGAGTAGCAGCAACTATCAATATTCTCACTGCATTTGCTTTCTTCTTGGCATTTGCCATACTTCGGATTCAACCAGTCAATGATAGAGTCTACTTCCCCAAGTGGTATATAAAGGGATTAAGGAGCAGTCCTTTGGGCACAGGAGCATTTGTTGGCAAACTAGTAAATTTGGATTTTAGATCATATGTAAGGTTTCTGAATTGGATGCCTGCAGCATTGCAAATGCCAGAACCTGAGCTAATTGACCATGCAGGATTGGACTCTGCTGTCTACTTGAGGATTTACTTGATAGG ATTTTGGACCCATTTGGTAATGGCTTATGCCTTTACATTCTGGACATGCTATGTGTTAAACAAGGAGTATGAGATAGTAGCTTCAATGAGGTTGCATTTTCTTGCATCAGAGCATCGACGCCCTGATCAGTTTACA GTACTGGTTAGAAATGTGCCGCCAGATCCTGATGAGTCAATCAGTGAGCTTGTAGAACATTTTTTTCTTGTCAACCATCCAGATCACTTTCTCACTCATCAG GTTGTTTACAATGCTAACAAACTCTCTGAGTTAGtcaataagaagaagaagatgcgAAACTGGCTCGACTTCTATCAACTCAAATATTCAAGAAATCAATCCAAAAAGCCCTCATTGAAG ACCGGTTTTCTTGGCTTGTGGGGGACAAGAGTGGATGCAATTGATTACTATACATCTGAGATTGAGAAACTATCAAAAGAA ATTTCCTTGGAGAGAGATAAGGTGATGAATAATCCAAAGGCTATAATGCCAGCAGCATTTGTATCCTTTCGAACTCGATGGGGGGCTGCTGTTTGTGCACAAACTCAACAATCCAGAAATCCAACTGTATGGTTAACTGAATGGGCTCCTGAACCCCGAGATATTTACTGGGATAACCTAGCACTTCCATTTGTCTCACTTGCAGTGAGAAGGCTTATTGTCGCAGCCGCATTTTTTTTCCTTACCTTTTTTTTCATGATTCCCATTGCATTTGTACAGTCTCTTGCAAACATTGAGGGAATTGAGAAAGCATTGCCTTTCCTAAAATCCTTAATTGAAAT GAAAGTTGTGAAGTCCTTCATTCAAGGTTTCCTTCCAGGAATTGCTTTGAAGATATTTCTTATATTTCTACCTTCAATATTAATGTTAATGTCTAAGTTTGAGGGATTCATCAGCATATCAGGGCTCGAAAGAAGATCTGCAACGAGATACTATATTTTCCAATTTATTAATGTGTTTCTTGGGAGCATAATCACTGGAACTGCATTTCAACAGCTAAATAGTTTTATCCACCAGTCTGCAAATGA CATACCAAAGACGATTGGTGTCTCAATTCCTATGAAAGCGACGTTCTTCATAACTTATATTATGGTTGATGGGTGGGCTGGTGTTGCTGGGGAGATACTAAGATTGAAACCCTTAATAATCTATCATTTGAAAAACTTTTTCTTGGTGAAGACCGAAAAAGATAGAGAAGAGGCCATGGATCCAGGAACCATCGGTTTCAACACAGGCGAACCACAAATACAACTTTATTTCTTACTTGGCCTTGTTTATGCAGTGGTTTCTCCCATCTTACTTCCATTCATCATAGTATTCTTCGGGTTGGCATATGTTGTGTATCGTCATCag ATTATAAATGTTTACAATCAGGAGTACGAAAGCGCTGCAGCATTCTGGCCTGATGTTCATGGACGTATTATAGTTGCATTAGTCGTTTCACAACTGCTACTCATGGGACTGTTAAGCACGAAACATGCTGCTCAGTCAACTCCATTGCTTGTTACACTTCCAGTATTAACAATATGGTTCCATAGGTTCTGCAAAGGACGTTACGAACCTGCTTTCGTTAAATATCCTCTACAG GAAGCCATGATGAAGGACACGTTAGAACGCGCAAGGGAACCCAACCTGAACTTGAAAAGCTTCCTCCAGAATGCATATATCCATCCAGTCTTCAAAGATGGAGATGATAGCGATAATGATGAAACTACAGAAGCTGGGGAAAAAGAACCTGTGTTGGTCCCGACGAAGCGCCAGTCTCGAAGGAATACACCATTGGCTAGTAAACGCAGTGGTTCGTTTTCATCCCTACTGCCTGAAGATCAGGaactttcataa